A region of Sphingomonas sp. DNA encodes the following proteins:
- a CDS encoding TetR/AcrR family transcriptional regulator produces the protein MNDLGHNAVSADKAPRTERGRRTVRKLLEAAAREFGERGYHEAAITGITARAGVALGTFYTYFESKEELFRALVRDMSNATRSHVAEAVAGAPDRLAAERLGLAAFIAFTRQHPELYRIIEEAQFVAEDAYRAHYRSFVEGYREGLAAASERGEIVEGPDELRAWALIGMSVFLGMRYAIWDKSEDPAEIADRAIDLVAEGLRKRSP, from the coding sequence ATGAACGATCTGGGGCATAATGCGGTTTCGGCCGACAAGGCGCCGCGCACGGAGCGGGGGCGGCGCACGGTGCGCAAGCTGCTCGAGGCGGCGGCGCGGGAATTCGGCGAACGCGGCTATCACGAGGCGGCGATCACCGGCATCACGGCGCGCGCCGGCGTCGCGCTCGGCACCTTCTACACCTATTTCGAAAGCAAGGAGGAGCTGTTCCGCGCGCTGGTCCGCGACATGAGCAACGCGACGCGCAGCCATGTCGCCGAGGCGGTCGCCGGCGCGCCGGACCGGCTCGCCGCCGAGCGGCTCGGCCTCGCCGCCTTCATCGCCTTCACCCGCCAGCATCCCGAGCTCTACCGGATCATCGAGGAAGCGCAGTTCGTCGCCGAGGACGCCTATCGCGCCCATTACCGCTCCTTCGTCGAGGGCTATCGCGAGGGGCTGGCGGCGGCGAGCGAGCGCGGCGAAATCGTCGAGGGGCCGGACGAGCTGCGTGCCTGGGCGCTGATCGGGATGAGCGTGTTCCTCGGCATGCGCTATGCGATCTGGGACAAGAGCGAGGATCCGGCCGAGATCGCCGACCGCGCGATCGACCTGGTCGCCGAGGGGCTGAGAAAGCGATCGCCATGA
- a CDS encoding AMP-binding protein, with protein sequence MISAIPDLAAKRATLSPGAVALEELATGATRTYAELDERAAAVAAMLAAYGVRKGDRVAILCRQRIAFFEILFGCAKLGAVLVPLNWRMPPAELDGLIANAEPALLLHDAADADIVGRLAAPPPSLDLDGGYETALVTAPPHRSRLSWPASSTWYLLYTSGTTGRPKGVIYTYRMALANHVNIGSAIGLTARDTTLAFLPNFHTAGINLHALPTLIAGGRVILMETFEAEALVGLIEARRLDTVFAVPTVYQALLGHPRFAAAPLDHVRHWGCGGAALPDALAERYRDLGVRVCNGMGMTETGPTAFLVDPADAWDRIGSVGRPQLLCSARIVDAGGHEVADGEVGDLLFSGPGVTPGYWRDEEATRAAFTADGWLISGDLARRDADGFYWVAGRRKEMFISGGENVYPIEVENVLAAHPAVAAVAVLARVDPKWGEVGRAFVQPANGTPPDRAELDAYCRARLAPYKVPVSFEFVSEFPRTPGGKIQKHLLS encoded by the coding sequence ATGATAAGCGCGATCCCCGACCTCGCCGCCAAGCGCGCGACACTTTCGCCGGGCGCGGTGGCGCTCGAAGAGCTGGCGACCGGCGCGACCCGCACCTATGCCGAGCTCGACGAGCGCGCCGCGGCGGTCGCCGCGATGCTGGCGGCATATGGCGTGCGCAAGGGCGACCGGGTGGCGATCCTGTGCCGGCAGCGCATCGCCTTCTTCGAAATCCTGTTCGGCTGCGCCAAGCTCGGCGCCGTGCTCGTGCCCCTGAACTGGCGGATGCCGCCGGCGGAGCTGGACGGGTTGATCGCCAATGCCGAGCCGGCGCTGCTGCTCCACGACGCGGCCGATGCGGACATTGTCGGGCGCCTCGCCGCCCCGCCTCCCTCTCTCGACCTCGACGGCGGCTACGAGACGGCGCTCGTCACGGCGCCGCCGCACCGCTCCCGCCTGTCCTGGCCGGCGTCATCGACCTGGTACCTGCTCTACACGTCCGGCACGACCGGGCGCCCCAAGGGGGTGATCTACACCTACCGGATGGCGCTGGCGAACCATGTCAATATCGGCTCGGCCATCGGCCTCACCGCCCGGGACACCACGCTCGCCTTCCTGCCCAATTTCCACACCGCCGGGATCAATCTCCATGCGCTGCCAACGCTGATCGCGGGCGGGCGCGTGATCCTGATGGAGACGTTCGAGGCCGAAGCGCTGGTCGGCCTGATCGAAGCCCGGCGGCTGGACACGGTCTTCGCCGTGCCGACCGTCTATCAGGCGCTGCTCGGTCATCCGCGCTTCGCCGCTGCGCCGCTCGATCATGTCCGCCACTGGGGCTGCGGCGGCGCGGCGCTGCCGGATGCGCTGGCAGAGCGCTATCGCGACCTGGGGGTGCGCGTCTGCAACGGCATGGGCATGACCGAGACCGGACCGACCGCCTTCCTGGTCGATCCGGCCGATGCCTGGGATCGGATCGGATCGGTCGGCAGGCCGCAATTGCTGTGCAGCGCCCGGATCGTCGATGCCGGGGGCCACGAGGTTGCCGATGGCGAAGTGGGCGACCTGCTCTTCTCCGGGCCGGGCGTGACGCCGGGTTATTGGCGCGACGAGGAGGCGACCCGCGCCGCTTTCACCGCGGACGGCTGGCTGATCTCCGGCGATCTCGCACGGCGCGATGCGGACGGCTTCTACTGGGTCGCGGGACGGCGCAAGGAGATGTTCATTTCCGGCGGCGAGAACGTCTATCCGATCGAGGTCGAAAATGTGCTGGCCGCGCATCCGGCGGTCGCCGCCGTCGCCGTGCTCGCCCGGGTCGACCCCAAATGGGGCGAAGTCGGCCGCGCCTTCGTCCAGCCGGCGAACGGCACCCCGCCCGATCGCGCCGAGCTCGACGCCTATTGCCGCGCCCGTCTCGCGCCCTACAAGGTGCCGGTGAGCTTCGAATTCGTCTCGGAATTTCCGCGCACGCCGGGGGGCAAGATCCAGAAGCACCTGCTGTCGTGA